The following are encoded together in the Candidatus Omnitrophota bacterium genome:
- the polA gene encoding DNA polymerase I, with product MPNSKLFLIDAHGLCYRAYFAVKNLSTSYGQATNAVFGFTNILKKILRQHKPEYMAVCFDVGKKTHRQEKFAEYKIHRPAMPDSLISQIPIIKDLVSAFNLPMFELEGFEADDLIATITEKVKKDNLDIVIVSGDKDMIQLAEKNVKIFNVRKDEVSSYEELKDAFGIDPEKIVDYIALAGDQSDNIPGVVGIGEVTARQLINQFGSLEDILANVDRIESSKVKEKLMAQREQAVFSKELAMLDRKVPIRFDLKSLKVPEPDTRKLFELFQKLEFRKFAEEISGEVLTTGKEEKAAKPKNLASSSDFENFYSKAQKKGDIVFLLDRPEESQDILFPGLMAAIGKELFFISEDKIGEAKAVFESPDIVKITHDVKEAMKFLSRHDISIHGEIFDCMLAGYLLAPAQTSFDIATLSWNYLKTTISSDGNLAKKTEAILKIFPVLKEELVSKSLLKLFQEIEIPLAYVLFKMEEQGVCIDEALLGELSKDGDAKIQELTVKLFEMAGVEFNLNSPKQLAQILFEKLKLPVVKKTKTGFSTDEGVLAKLAEKHPLPALILEYRQLAKLKSTYIDALPKLINRKTGRVHASFNQAGTETGRLSSNNPNLQNIPIRTELGRKIRKAFVASQKDRIIVSADYSQIELRILAHLSQDKNLFKAFKSDQDIHAYTAALIFDVKESAVTSEMRNTAKRVNFGIIYGISAFGLAKDLKISQTQAQDFIDKYFDRYPAVKQFMDDEIKKCEKNGFVLTLLNRRRYLPEIHSDNANIKQFAQRQAINTPVQGSAADLLKLAMINIQNELEKNCSESKMIITVHDELVFDVVEKEREALTVMIRDKMEHALSLSVPLKASVKIGRNWLDMQEI from the coding sequence ATGCCGAATTCTAAATTATTCCTGATCGATGCCCACGGTTTATGCTACCGAGCGTATTTTGCTGTTAAAAATTTATCAACTAGCTATGGCCAAGCGACTAATGCCGTCTTTGGGTTCACCAATATTCTAAAGAAGATCTTGCGTCAGCATAAGCCGGAATATATGGCTGTATGTTTTGATGTCGGTAAAAAAACACATCGTCAGGAAAAATTTGCGGAGTATAAAATTCATCGGCCAGCCATGCCGGATAGCTTAATCAGCCAGATACCGATCATTAAAGATCTTGTTTCCGCTTTCAACCTCCCGATGTTTGAGCTTGAAGGTTTTGAAGCCGATGACCTTATCGCGACGATCACCGAAAAGGTTAAAAAGGACAATCTAGACATTGTGATCGTGAGTGGTGATAAAGATATGATCCAGCTGGCAGAAAAAAACGTGAAGATCTTTAATGTCCGTAAAGACGAAGTCAGCAGTTATGAAGAATTAAAAGATGCTTTTGGCATTGATCCCGAAAAAATCGTCGACTACATTGCCTTGGCCGGTGATCAAAGCGACAATATTCCCGGTGTTGTCGGGATCGGCGAAGTGACGGCGCGGCAATTGATCAATCAGTTCGGCAGCTTAGAGGATATCTTAGCGAACGTGGACAGAATTGAATCATCAAAAGTTAAAGAAAAGCTTATGGCGCAAAGAGAGCAGGCGGTCTTTAGTAAAGAATTAGCGATGCTTGACCGCAAGGTTCCTATTCGGTTCGATCTTAAGTCTTTGAAAGTGCCCGAGCCTGACACGCGCAAGCTTTTTGAACTTTTTCAAAAATTAGAATTTAGAAAGTTTGCCGAAGAAATTTCCGGAGAAGTTTTGACAACGGGGAAAGAAGAAAAGGCCGCCAAGCCCAAAAATCTGGCAAGCTCTAGCGATTTTGAGAATTTTTATTCAAAGGCTCAAAAAAAAGGTGATATCGTCTTTCTTTTAGACCGCCCCGAAGAATCTCAGGATATTTTGTTTCCCGGTTTAATGGCCGCCATTGGTAAAGAGTTATTCTTTATTTCGGAAGATAAAATTGGTGAAGCGAAGGCTGTTTTTGAAAGTCCGGATATTGTTAAAATTACTCATGATGTCAAAGAGGCTATGAAGTTTTTATCCAGGCACGATATTTCTATCCATGGCGAGATCTTTGATTGTATGCTGGCCGGATATTTATTAGCTCCGGCGCAAACCTCGTTTGATATCGCAACGCTATCGTGGAATTATCTTAAAACGACCATTTCTTCCGATGGGAATTTGGCAAAGAAAACAGAAGCTATTTTAAAGATATTTCCGGTCTTAAAAGAAGAATTGGTATCAAAATCGCTTTTAAAATTATTTCAAGAGATCGAAATTCCTTTGGCGTATGTTTTGTTTAAGATGGAAGAGCAGGGTGTGTGCATTGACGAAGCCTTATTAGGTGAGCTTTCCAAAGATGGTGATGCCAAGATCCAGGAATTAACGGTCAAGTTGTTTGAAATGGCCGGGGTAGAATTTAATTTAAATTCTCCTAAGCAGTTAGCTCAGATCCTCTTTGAGAAATTAAAATTACCCGTTGTTAAGAAAACAAAAACAGGATTTTCAACCGATGAAGGTGTTTTGGCGAAATTAGCCGAAAAACATCCGCTTCCGGCGCTTATTTTAGAATACCGTCAATTAGCAAAATTAAAGTCAACCTATATTGACGCTTTGCCAAAATTGATCAACCGCAAAACCGGACGTGTTCATGCTTCGTTTAATCAGGCCGGGACAGAAACAGGGCGATTAAGCTCCAATAATCCGAATTTGCAAAATATCCCTATTCGCACAGAGCTAGGGCGAAAGATCCGTAAAGCTTTTGTGGCATCTCAAAAAGACCGCATCATTGTTTCGGCCGATTATTCGCAGATCGAATTAAGGATCTTAGCTCATCTTTCTCAGGATAAAAATCTTTTTAAGGCATTTAAAAGCGATCAGGATATCCACGCTTATACCGCGGCGCTTATTTTTGACGTGAAAGAATCTGCAGTCACCTCTGAGATGCGCAATACCGCCAAGAGGGTTAATTTTGGGATCATTTACGGAATCAGCGCGTTTGGCTTAGCCAAAGACTTAAAAATTTCTCAAACACAGGCGCAGGATTTTATTGATAAGTATTTCGACCGTTATCCGGCTGTTAAGCAATTTATGGATGACGAAATAAAGAAGTGTGAGAAAAATGGGTTTGTCCTGACTTTGCTTAATCGGCGCCGGTATTTGCCGGAAATTCACAGCGATAATGCCAATATCAAGCAATTTGCTCAGAGACAGGCGATCAATACACCGGTTCAAGGTTCGGCGGCGGATCTGCTCAAGCTTGCCATGATCAATATTCAAAATGAGCTTGAAAAGAATTGTTCGGAGTCAAAAATGATCATTACGGTCCACGACGAGCTTGTCTTTGATGTTGTCGAAAAAGAGCGCGAAGCGTTGACGGTGATGATCAGAGATAAAATGGAACATGCCTTATCGTTGTCTGTTCCTTTAAAGGCAAGCGTTAAGATCGGACGAAACTGGTTGGACATGCAAGAAATATGA
- the glgA gene encoding glycogen synthase GlgA has translation MKILFCSAEVAPFAQTGGLGEVCGALPLALEKRGIDVSIILPRYRCVDVKRFAIERLNKDISTATIGKNIKVYFIENDALYDRDGIYGDKWGDYVDNLDRFSYFCKASLNAAKQLNLRPDVIHCHDWQAALIPVYLKSIYANDAFYKKTKSILTIHNLAYQGIFDKEEFDSLELNEKLFSIEGFEFYDYINLLKGGILFSDLVTTVSQQYAKEIQTDEFGCGLNGVLGSRPFPVTGILNGIDYDAWNPQTDSLIAKRYSAATWEDKYANKSKVQQEFKLKVDRNIPLFGFVGRLSAQKGIDLLYRSIDAIAKFDLQIVFLGVGEEKYYKMLEKMSEKYPRKISSVLKFDETLSHKIYAGADIFLMPSVYEPCGLSQMISLKYGTIPLVFKAGGLAETIIPFDPVSGQGNGFAFERYEKVDLVKTVKLAVDTYRQADVFKRLVRKAFDYDFSWGKSAAEYEKIYKQCSSSV, from the coding sequence ATGAAAATACTTTTTTGTTCAGCGGAAGTGGCACCCTTTGCGCAAACGGGTGGGCTAGGAGAAGTTTGCGGAGCTTTGCCGTTGGCTTTGGAAAAGCGGGGAATTGATGTCAGCATCATTTTGCCTCGGTATCGATGCGTTGATGTAAAGAGATTTGCTATCGAGCGGCTCAATAAGGATATTTCAACGGCAACGATCGGCAAAAATATCAAAGTTTACTTTATTGAGAACGACGCCCTTTATGACCGCGACGGAATTTACGGAGATAAGTGGGGCGATTATGTGGATAATTTAGACCGTTTTTCTTATTTTTGTAAAGCGTCCTTGAACGCTGCCAAGCAACTTAATCTAAGGCCGGATGTTATTCATTGCCATGATTGGCAGGCGGCGCTTATCCCGGTTTATTTAAAATCAATTTACGCGAATGACGCGTTTTATAAGAAGACGAAATCTATTTTAACGATCCATAATTTGGCTTACCAGGGTATTTTTGATAAAGAGGAATTTGATTCGTTGGAACTTAATGAAAAATTATTCAGCATTGAAGGTTTTGAATTTTATGACTACATCAACCTTTTAAAAGGGGGAATTCTATTCAGCGACTTGGTGACCACTGTTAGCCAGCAATACGCCAAAGAAATTCAAACAGATGAATTTGGCTGTGGTTTAAACGGGGTTTTAGGCAGTCGTCCTTTTCCGGTTACCGGTATTTTAAACGGCATAGATTATGATGCCTGGAACCCGCAGACAGATTCTCTGATCGCTAAGCGCTATTCGGCCGCGACATGGGAAGACAAATATGCCAATAAGAGCAAAGTGCAGCAAGAATTCAAACTTAAGGTTGACCGCAATATTCCTTTATTTGGTTTTGTGGGTCGTCTTTCGGCGCAAAAAGGCATCGATCTTCTTTATAGGTCCATTGATGCTATTGCGAAATTTGATCTGCAGATCGTTTTCTTAGGCGTTGGCGAGGAAAAATACTACAAAATGCTGGAGAAGATGTCGGAAAAATATCCTCGAAAAATTTCCTCCGTTCTAAAGTTTGACGAAACACTTTCGCACAAGATCTATGCCGGAGCTGATATTTTCTTGATGCCTTCGGTCTATGAGCCTTGCGGATTAAGCCAGATGATCAGCCTTAAATACGGAACAATTCCTCTGGTTTTCAAAGCCGGCGGGTTAGCGGAGACGATCATTCCTTTTGATCCGGTAAGCGGCCAGGGAAATGGTTTTGCTTTTGAGAGGTATGAAAAGGTTGATTTGGTAAAAACTGTTAAATTAGCCGTTGATACATATCGTCAAGCGGATGTTTTTAAACGTTTGGTTCGAAAAGCTTTTGATTATGATTTCTCCTGGGGAAAATCCGCGGCAGAATATGAGAAGATCTATAAACAATGCTCATCGTCGGTATAA
- the coaE gene encoding dephospho-CoA kinase (Dephospho-CoA kinase (CoaE) performs the final step in coenzyme A biosynthesis.), which translates to MLIVGITGSLATGKTTVAKMFKRYGAKILDADQMAHQALDSNRQCFLSIVRYFGKEILDGKRIDRKKLADIVFEDPKKLKKLVSIIHPVVVKEIRAQVTQLKKSKKSGVLVLDVPLLIEAGLHKWVDFLIVVKAGQKKQVERAVKGKNIASQQAVQRIKSQMPLSEKIKLADIVIDNNKSLTETRRQVSAIWARLRKSQTSQN; encoded by the coding sequence ATGCTCATCGTCGGTATAACAGGAAGTTTGGCGACCGGAAAAACAACGGTTGCGAAAATGTTCAAAAGGTATGGCGCAAAAATTCTTGATGCCGACCAAATGGCGCATCAGGCCCTTGATTCAAACAGGCAATGTTTTCTTTCCATTGTAAGATATTTTGGGAAAGAAATCTTAGACGGCAAACGCATTGATCGAAAGAAGTTAGCGGATATTGTTTTTGAAGATCCTAAAAAGTTAAAAAAGCTTGTATCGATCATTCATCCGGTTGTTGTAAAAGAGATCAGAGCGCAAGTTACTCAATTAAAAAAAAGCAAGAAATCCGGCGTGCTTGTTTTAGATGTTCCGCTTTTGATCGAGGCTGGTTTACATAAATGGGTTGATTTTCTTATTGTGGTCAAAGCAGGACAAAAAAAGCAAGTTGAGCGGGCGGTTAAAGGAAAAAATATTGCCTCGCAGCAAGCCGTTCAAAGGATCAAATCTCAAATGCCGTTAAGCGAAAAGATAAAATTAGCCGATATTGTTATTGATAACAATAAAAGTTTAACCGAGACAAGAAGGCAAGTTAGTGCGATCTGGGCAAGATTGCGCAAAAGCCAGACAAGTCAAAACTAA